A genomic window from Silene latifolia isolate original U9 population chromosome Y, ASM4854445v1, whole genome shotgun sequence includes:
- the LOC141628886 gene encoding uncharacterized protein LOC141628886, translated as MTELCFDLESPLSNNVHLIKWSNEDDVNEPVKHTGILKLRGLPFSATKEDVTEFFNGFLLAEDSIHITFNLNGRPTGEAFVEFASVEDSEAAIEKDRKTLGSRYIELFASSQEELAEALAKGR; from the exons ATGACTGAGTTATGTTTCGACTTAGAGTCCCCTTTGTCAAATAATGTTCATCTTATTAAATG GTCAAATGAAGACGATGTGAATGAGCCTGTGAAACATACTGGAATCTTAAAATTGAGGGGGCTGCCCTTTTCAGCCACAAAGGAGGATGTGACGGAGTTCTTCAATGGATTTTTGTTAGCAGAAGATTCTATCCATATTACATTCAATTTGAACGGAAGGCCGACTGGTGAGGCATTCGTCGAGTTTGCTAGTGTTGAGGATTCCGAGGCTGCCATTGAAAAGGACAGGAAAACCCTCGGAAGCCGTTACATAGAGCTCTTTGCCTCGTCACAGGAAGAGCTCGCTGAGGCCCTCGCCAAAGGACGATGA